Proteins encoded by one window of Xyrauchen texanus isolate HMW12.3.18 chromosome 24, RBS_HiC_50CHRs, whole genome shotgun sequence:
- the nat8 gene encoding probable N-acetyltransferase camello isoform X1 — protein MATVVFLVNLFLKRKKSSGNKVMAELKIRRYHEDDEEDVKEIFTLGMSEHIPSSCMHVLKQPLPQMILVCVFCAIVTSSKSILLPILTVTLLLAAGRQGVSYMFTKYIQTSLKQDLNNIRQTYLESPNSCFWVAESQGHVVGTVACLPVQFENYLELKRMSVKKSHRGRGIAKALCGTVADFASERGFQGVVLHTSVVQIDGQKLYEKMGYRKIREFIAPEAIARLTNFTLMEYRLDLKRNRD, from the exons ATGGCGACGGTAGTGTTCCTTGTAAATCTGTTTTTAAAAAGGAAGAAGAGCAGCGGGAACAAA GTCATGGCTGAGCTAAAGATTCGTCGTTACCACGAAGATGATGAGGAGGATGTCAAGGAGATTTTCACCCTAGGAATGAGCGAGCATATCCCATCCTCCTGCATGCATGTTCTCAAACAGCCCCTGCCACAGATGATtctggtgtgtgtgttttgcgCTATAGTGACCAGCTCCAAGTCCATTCTTTTGCCCATACTTACAGTGACCCTGCTCTTGGCTGCAGGCCGGCAGGGTGTGAGCTACATGTTCACAAAGTACATCCAGACCTCCCTTAAGCAAGATCTCAACAATATTCGACAGACCTACCTGGAGTCCCCAAACTCCTGCTTTTGGGTGGCCGAGAGTCAAGGCCATGTTGTGGGTACAGTAGCTTGTTTACCTGTGCAATTCGAGAACTACCTGGAACTGAAGCGTATGTCTGTGAAAAAGTCTCACCGGGGACGGGGCATTGCCAAAGCACTGTGTGGTACAGTGGCAGATTTTGCTAGTGAACGTGGTTTTCAAGGAGTAGTGCTTCACACATCGGTGGtccagatagatggacagaagcTCTATGAAAAAATGGGCTACCGCAAGATCAGAGAATTTATTGCTCCGGAAGCAATTGCCAGGCTTACTAATTTCACATTAATGGAGTACCGGCTTGACCTAAAACGGAATCGTGACTGA
- the nat8 gene encoding probable N-acetyltransferase camello isoform X2: MAELKIRRYHEDDEEDVKEIFTLGMSEHIPSSCMHVLKQPLPQMILVCVFCAIVTSSKSILLPILTVTLLLAAGRQGVSYMFTKYIQTSLKQDLNNIRQTYLESPNSCFWVAESQGHVVGTVACLPVQFENYLELKRMSVKKSHRGRGIAKALCGTVADFASERGFQGVVLHTSVVQIDGQKLYEKMGYRKIREFIAPEAIARLTNFTLMEYRLDLKRNRD; encoded by the coding sequence ATGGCTGAGCTAAAGATTCGTCGTTACCACGAAGATGATGAGGAGGATGTCAAGGAGATTTTCACCCTAGGAATGAGCGAGCATATCCCATCCTCCTGCATGCATGTTCTCAAACAGCCCCTGCCACAGATGATtctggtgtgtgtgttttgcgCTATAGTGACCAGCTCCAAGTCCATTCTTTTGCCCATACTTACAGTGACCCTGCTCTTGGCTGCAGGCCGGCAGGGTGTGAGCTACATGTTCACAAAGTACATCCAGACCTCCCTTAAGCAAGATCTCAACAATATTCGACAGACCTACCTGGAGTCCCCAAACTCCTGCTTTTGGGTGGCCGAGAGTCAAGGCCATGTTGTGGGTACAGTAGCTTGTTTACCTGTGCAATTCGAGAACTACCTGGAACTGAAGCGTATGTCTGTGAAAAAGTCTCACCGGGGACGGGGCATTGCCAAAGCACTGTGTGGTACAGTGGCAGATTTTGCTAGTGAACGTGGTTTTCAAGGAGTAGTGCTTCACACATCGGTGGtccagatagatggacagaagcTCTATGAAAAAATGGGCTACCGCAAGATCAGAGAATTTATTGCTCCGGAAGCAATTGCCAGGCTTACTAATTTCACATTAATGGAGTACCGGCTTGACCTAAAACGGAATCGTGACTGA
- the slc39a8 gene encoding metal cation symporter ZIP8 has protein sequence MEEHFFTYVLRFYHENNSLSTGNLENFLHLITSRRSASIDNDMNPMKNAECLPMSELLSAFGLGNASVVNLDDLQLMCPAILTQVLLPACPYTPASDQNASNHKVWGYGFLAVTLINLAALLGLLLVPFAKKTYFPKVLTYFIGLAIGTLFSNAVLQLIPEALGLDPKDDNYVLNAFGIFGGFYVLFFTERVLKMVLKADTEQGHSHFPHLQSADIAITTFSNDIVISNISSDIITNNGNNEINTINCNEKSSNPVESPAIEQNACALWTCRWLTGERMSDIKTVAWMITLTDALHNFIDGLAIGASFTLSLLTGFSTSIAIFCEEFPHELGDFVILLNSGMSVAQAACFNLLSAICCYLGLALGILLGSSFAPNPIFAIAGGMFLYIALADMFPEMNSIMAGQARGYREKVVFFLIQNAGLLSGFTVILLITIFAGDINLG, from the exons ATGGAGGAACATTTTTTCACATATGTTTTACGCTTCTACCACGAAAACAACTCGCTCTCCACGGGAAACCTTGAAAACTTTCTGCATCTCATCACGAGCCGACGCTCGGCATCTATCGATAATGACATGAACCCGATGAAGAATGCAgag TGTTTGCCAATGTCAGAGCTGCTGTCTGCCTTTGGGTTGGGTAATGCTTCTGTGGTCAATCTTGATGATCTGCAGTTGATGTGTCCAGCTATTCTCACTCAGGTCCTGTTACCTGCCTGCCCGTACACACCTGCCTCTGACCAAAATGCCTCTAACCACAAAG TTTGGGGTTATGGATTCCTGGCAGTGACCCTGATAAACTTGGCTGCTCTTTTGGGTTTACTTCTGGTGCCCTTtgccaaaaaaacatattttccaaaaGTCTTAACCTACTTCATTGGACTGGCCATTGGAACACTGTTTTCAAATGCTGTACTGCAACTGATCCCGGAG GCCCTTGGCTTAGATCCCAAAGATGATAACTATGTGCTGAATGCATTTGGGATTTTTGGTGgtttttatgttctgtttttcACTGAGCGAGTTTTGAAGATGGTATTGAAAGCAGATACAGAG CAAGGCCACAGCCATTTTCCTCACCTGCAGTCAGCTGATATCGCCATCACCACATTCAGCAATGACATTGTCATAAGCAACATCAGCAGTGACATCATTACAAACAATGGCAATAATGAAATCAACACTATTAACTGTAATGAAAAGTCCAGCAACCCAGTTGAGAGTCCAGCCATTGAACAG AATGCATGTGCGTTGTGGACTTGTCGCTGGCTAACTGGGGAACGAATGTCTGATATAAAAACTGTGGCATGGATGATCACTCTTACTGATGCACTGCATAACTTCATAGATGGTCTGGCGATCGGCGCATCCTTCACCCTCTCCCTCCTCACTGGCTTCAGCACCTCTATTGCCATCTTCTGTGAAGAGTTCCCTCATGAGCTCG GTGATTTTGTGATTCTGTTGAACTCGGGCATGAGTGTCGCTCAGGCTGCATGTTTTAATTTGCTGTCAGCTATTTGCTGTTATCTTGGTCTTGCACTGGGGATTCTGCTGGGCAGCAGTTTTGCTCCAAATCCTATCTTTGCTATTGCTGGTGGAATGTTCCTCTACATCGCCCTTGCAGACATG TTCCCAGAGATGAACAGTATCATGGCAGGACAAGCCAGAGGCTATCGAGAAAAGGTTGTGTTCTTCCTGATCCAAAATGCTGGACTGCTCAGTGGATTCACTGTAATTCTGCTTATTACCATTTTTGCGGGAGATATCAATCTAGGCTAA